The following are from one region of the Alicyclobacillus fastidiosus genome:
- a CDS encoding HPr family phosphocarrier protein: protein MVEKTLVIHNPTGIHARPAAILVNKAQAFVSKITLEKDGRKVDAKSILGVMAMAVNQGSTVTIRAEGSDEERAVAELTVFLEQLQY, encoded by the coding sequence ATGGTTGAGAAGACACTCGTCATCCACAATCCAACGGGAATCCACGCTCGACCCGCCGCGATCTTGGTCAATAAGGCGCAGGCGTTCGTCAGTAAGATCACCCTCGAGAAGGACGGCCGGAAGGTTGACGCCAAAAGCATTCTTGGAGTGATGGCGATGGCCGTGAATCAGGGAAGCACCGTCACCATTCGCGCTGAGGGTTCGGACGAAGAGCGAGCGGTCGCAGAATTGACGGTCTTTTTAGAGCAACTGCAGTACTGA
- a CDS encoding D-aminoacylase produces MLIRNGTVVDGTGRPAALGDIAVARGRIVEVGKGLRGPAKMVIEAQGQMVCPGFIDVHSHDDLAVLHDHELPYKLLQGVTTTIVGNCGHSVAPVPTDDELRDSLRAYVEPVLGHWDGDASFGYRDIPEYYEVIRSAQQSVNVGALVGHGLLRINVMGFSDRQAAADEIREMQRLLREALEAGALGLSLGLMYTPGCFAHRDELLALAQTVQSYGGVVTSHIRGEGDLLLPSIEEMLSIARESGCAMHISHLKVVGRNNWGTVDRAIQLIRDARSEGLDVTCDGYPYAAGSTTLLSLLPPSALQGGVRGVLERLADPAARRQVHAQLQAQGDGWDNVAYITGWDRVVLTSSPVAKQYERKSIEEIAQILDCAATEAYFRVIEANDGIGTVVIHHMDEGDVESVMSFEYATVGSDGLPSRMGHPHPRLYGTFPRFISKYVRDEGVMSLERGIQKITEFPATRFRLGKRGRIMPEYVADIVILDLEQFSDQATYTDPKRYPTGLSTVLIGGEVAVANGRITDRHPGEFIRRASEE; encoded by the coding sequence GTGCTGATTCGCAATGGTACGGTCGTCGACGGAACTGGACGGCCAGCTGCGCTTGGCGACATCGCCGTCGCTAGGGGCAGGATCGTCGAGGTGGGCAAGGGCCTTCGCGGTCCTGCGAAAATGGTGATTGAGGCACAGGGGCAAATGGTCTGCCCGGGATTTATCGATGTGCATTCACACGACGATCTCGCGGTTCTCCACGACCATGAACTGCCGTACAAGTTGTTGCAGGGCGTGACGACGACCATCGTCGGAAATTGCGGCCACAGCGTGGCGCCTGTACCGACAGACGACGAACTGCGGGACTCCCTTCGCGCGTACGTCGAACCGGTGCTTGGCCACTGGGACGGTGACGCCTCGTTTGGCTATCGGGACATTCCGGAATATTACGAGGTCATTCGCTCTGCACAGCAGAGTGTCAATGTCGGCGCGCTGGTTGGGCACGGGCTGCTTCGGATCAACGTGATGGGGTTTTCGGACAGGCAGGCAGCGGCGGACGAGATTCGGGAAATGCAACGGCTGCTGCGCGAGGCCTTGGAAGCGGGCGCACTCGGCTTGTCTCTGGGCCTGATGTACACGCCGGGCTGCTTTGCCCACCGAGACGAGTTGCTCGCCCTCGCGCAGACTGTTCAGTCGTATGGCGGCGTGGTCACGTCGCACATTCGGGGCGAGGGCGACCTCTTGTTGCCCTCGATTGAGGAAATGCTGTCCATCGCGCGGGAGTCAGGTTGCGCCATGCACATCTCACACTTGAAGGTGGTTGGCCGCAACAATTGGGGGACGGTCGACAGAGCGATCCAACTCATCCGGGACGCGCGTTCAGAAGGTCTGGACGTGACGTGCGACGGTTATCCGTATGCCGCGGGGAGCACGACACTGCTCTCCTTGCTCCCGCCGTCGGCGTTGCAAGGGGGCGTTCGCGGTGTGCTCGAGCGGTTGGCGGATCCAGCGGCTCGGCGACAAGTTCACGCGCAATTGCAGGCTCAAGGCGACGGTTGGGACAACGTGGCCTACATCACGGGCTGGGATCGCGTCGTGCTGACATCCAGTCCAGTCGCTAAACAATACGAGCGAAAGTCGATCGAGGAGATCGCACAAATCCTCGATTGTGCGGCGACTGAAGCGTACTTTCGCGTGATCGAGGCGAACGACGGGATAGGTACAGTCGTCATTCACCACATGGACGAAGGGGACGTCGAGTCGGTGATGTCCTTTGAGTATGCGACGGTCGGCAGCGATGGGCTTCCGTCTCGGATGGGTCATCCGCATCCACGACTGTACGGGACCTTTCCGAGATTTATCTCGAAGTACGTCCGCGACGAAGGCGTCATGTCCTTGGAACGCGGTATTCAAAAGATCACGGAGTTCCCCGCAACTCGCTTTCGGCTCGGGAAACGCGGGCGGATCATGCCAGAGTACGTGGCCGATATCGTGATTCTCGACCTGGAGCAGTTCTCGGACCAGGCGACGTACACAGACCCCAAACGGTACCCGACGGGTCTATCAACGGTGTTGATCGGCGGTGAAGTCGCCGTGGCAAACGGGCGCATCACGGACCGCCATCCAGGCGAATTCATTCGTAGAGCTTCAGAGGAGTAG
- a CDS encoding DUF917 family protein: MSVRQLTIDDVEAAVLGGKFLGGGGGGWTDDGLESGRMAMKTHPPLLVTPDELQDDAIVLTVASVGAPAAADRHVENEHFLQAIKRLESELGTRVAGVVTNENGAAATVNGWIQAAVGGRAERYVEMVVRGSLQQAAALVRHASVQAGGLVAVARNPVTAQYANEHGAVGGIRQAIDLGHEMLKARRAGGPGVIDAALCFLGGHKVAEGLVDDVILRTEGGFDVGFVQVADVEMTFWNEYMTLERHGQRLATFPDLVMTVDTESGLPLITAEIERGQRVTVVVVPHKNLQLGAGMQDPSLFTVVEKAVEKEICKYVFPPSVKRV; this comes from the coding sequence ATGTCAGTCAGGCAACTGACGATAGATGACGTCGAAGCGGCCGTGCTTGGTGGGAAGTTTCTCGGTGGTGGCGGCGGCGGATGGACGGACGACGGATTGGAGTCTGGGCGGATGGCCATGAAGACCCATCCGCCACTCCTGGTGACGCCAGATGAGTTGCAGGATGACGCCATCGTGCTTACCGTTGCATCGGTCGGTGCACCGGCGGCAGCGGATCGACATGTCGAGAACGAACATTTCCTGCAGGCAATCAAGCGACTTGAATCGGAATTGGGGACGCGCGTCGCAGGTGTTGTCACGAATGAGAATGGTGCAGCGGCAACGGTAAACGGATGGATACAGGCCGCCGTAGGTGGTCGGGCGGAGCGCTACGTGGAGATGGTTGTTCGCGGTTCACTCCAACAGGCCGCTGCGCTCGTCCGTCACGCGTCCGTTCAAGCGGGTGGACTGGTTGCTGTTGCAAGGAACCCGGTGACTGCCCAGTACGCAAACGAGCACGGGGCCGTTGGTGGCATTCGTCAAGCCATCGACCTGGGGCACGAGATGTTAAAGGCAAGAAGGGCCGGCGGTCCTGGGGTCATCGATGCGGCACTTTGCTTCCTAGGTGGACACAAGGTGGCTGAGGGACTGGTTGATGATGTCATTTTGCGGACAGAAGGCGGATTTGACGTCGGCTTTGTCCAAGTCGCGGACGTCGAGATGACGTTTTGGAACGAGTACATGACACTTGAGCGGCACGGTCAGCGACTGGCTACCTTTCCGGACCTGGTCATGACGGTCGATACAGAATCCGGTTTGCCTCTGATTACGGCAGAGATCGAGCGTGGTCAGCGCGTCACAGTGGTCGTCGTCCCGCACAAGAATCTACAGCTTGGCGCCGGCATGCAGGATCCATCGTTATTCACAGTCGTGGAAAAGGCTGTGGAAAAGGAGATCTGCAAATATGTTTTTCCACCGAGCGTGAAACGGGTGTGA
- a CDS encoding cytosine permease, whose translation MNQADPASQRLDDYSLSRVPESERRHWFGIATMRFGQMSALSQFLLGATLGFGMSFWQAFWALTLGAVILEIISIFVGIAGMKEGLSTTMLVRWTGFGRLGSVVVSIVIAISLVGWFGVQNQVFADGLNQLLGGPIWLWSIVTGALVTVVVIYGFLSMGFTAYITVPLFMVIAFFSIGRELTHYSFGHLVSMGSPGPVLTLGAAASMVAGGFITGAIISPDMTRYNRSVADVIKQTVLGITLGEYVIGLIGVLLAHAMKSANVITIVMSTSGVIGTVVLVTATLKINDWNLYSSSLGIVNLFDVVFRKRISRVGVTIVFGAVGTLLSVLGILNQFEGFLTLLGVAVPPVGGIMVVEYFLIRRYKDELQSSRERGVLPSAYESWNPITLVSWIGAFLVGEFVKWGIPSINSLVVAALAYFVLSKIVNRNQSVTYGRVETKELAN comes from the coding sequence ATGAATCAGGCGGATCCGGCTAGTCAAAGGCTGGATGATTACTCCCTGTCGAGAGTTCCAGAGAGTGAACGGCGTCATTGGTTTGGGATTGCGACCATGCGCTTTGGTCAGATGTCGGCCCTTTCGCAGTTTCTATTGGGCGCGACGCTCGGTTTTGGCATGAGCTTTTGGCAGGCGTTTTGGGCACTCACCCTCGGTGCGGTCATCCTGGAAATCATCTCTATCTTTGTCGGCATCGCAGGCATGAAAGAGGGGCTCAGCACGACGATGCTCGTTCGCTGGACTGGGTTTGGCCGACTCGGGTCAGTCGTCGTCAGTATTGTCATCGCCATTTCCCTCGTCGGCTGGTTTGGTGTGCAAAATCAAGTGTTTGCAGACGGGTTGAACCAGTTGCTTGGTGGTCCGATTTGGCTGTGGTCGATTGTCACCGGTGCGCTTGTTACGGTCGTCGTCATTTACGGATTTTTGTCCATGGGCTTTACGGCTTACATCACGGTACCGCTCTTCATGGTGATCGCCTTCTTCTCGATTGGGCGCGAGCTCACGCATTACTCTTTTGGTCATCTCGTCTCGATGGGGTCGCCGGGCCCTGTTCTTACGCTTGGAGCAGCCGCAAGCATGGTTGCCGGAGGGTTCATCACTGGAGCGATCATCTCCCCGGATATGACGCGCTATAACCGCTCCGTCGCTGACGTAATTAAACAGACCGTCTTAGGTATCACACTGGGCGAGTACGTCATCGGGTTGATTGGCGTCTTACTGGCCCACGCAATGAAATCCGCAAACGTCATCACCATCGTGATGTCGACAAGCGGCGTCATCGGGACGGTCGTCCTGGTCACGGCAACACTCAAAATCAACGACTGGAACCTCTATTCGTCGTCACTTGGCATCGTCAACCTGTTTGACGTCGTCTTTCGTAAGCGAATCAGCCGGGTCGGCGTAACCATCGTGTTCGGGGCTGTCGGAACGCTGCTGTCGGTGCTCGGAATCCTGAACCAGTTCGAAGGATTCCTAACGCTGCTGGGCGTAGCCGTGCCTCCCGTCGGCGGCATCATGGTGGTTGAATACTTTCTCATCAGGCGGTACAAAGACGAACTGCAATCGTCGCGGGAGCGAGGCGTGCTGCCTAGCGCGTATGAATCCTGGAATCCGATCACGCTCGTGTCCTGGATTGGCGCGTTTCTCGTCGGCGAATTCGTGAAGTGGGGAATCCCCTCCATCAACTCACTGGTGGTAGCGGCCTTGGCCTATTTCGTGCTAAGCAAAATCGTCAACCGCAACCAATCGGTTACCTATGGCCGAGTGGAAACGAAGGAACTCGCGAACTAA
- a CDS encoding DUF917 domain-containing protein: protein MRVTEQELEALSIGAAILGTGGGGDPLIGKLMAQQAVAEYGPVDLISLDDISEGDVVFPVAMMGAPTVFLEKLPAGEEGYLAVRRMERHLGKKVTVLCPIECGGMNSMIPFVVAARMGLPVVDGDGMGRAFPELQMETFHVLGVPGTPACIADEWGNVVLFETVDNYRLESFARACTVKMGGYSHLVDYPMTGSQLRDTAVRGTISMAIRLGNAIQAAQRSHVNPVQAALSATRDTIYGHGIPLFQGKVVDVSRRTSNGFAVGSAQLQGFDEDAGKTMVIDFQNENLIAKVGERVVASVPDLITLLDPDTGYAITNERLRYGQRVVVVGIPTPEIMRSEAALDVWGPQQFGYDIAFVPLEQAYSDFYRNVGVPKEKEKYLLSTMTGTR, encoded by the coding sequence ATGCGAGTCACTGAGCAGGAACTAGAGGCGTTGTCGATTGGTGCGGCGATTTTAGGGACGGGTGGCGGAGGTGATCCGCTCATCGGAAAGCTGATGGCCCAACAGGCAGTTGCTGAGTATGGCCCGGTCGATCTGATTTCACTCGACGACATCAGCGAAGGGGATGTGGTGTTTCCCGTTGCCATGATGGGAGCCCCTACGGTCTTTCTCGAAAAGTTACCTGCAGGGGAAGAAGGGTACCTGGCCGTTCGCCGAATGGAGCGCCATCTTGGCAAGAAGGTGACCGTACTCTGCCCAATCGAGTGTGGTGGGATGAACAGCATGATCCCGTTTGTGGTCGCAGCCCGAATGGGATTGCCGGTTGTCGACGGCGACGGCATGGGGCGGGCGTTTCCCGAACTGCAGATGGAGACCTTCCACGTGCTCGGCGTTCCCGGCACGCCGGCGTGCATCGCCGACGAATGGGGAAACGTGGTGCTCTTCGAGACGGTGGATAACTACCGATTGGAGTCGTTTGCACGGGCCTGCACGGTCAAGATGGGTGGATATTCCCACCTCGTCGACTACCCCATGACGGGCTCGCAGCTGCGCGACACCGCAGTTCGCGGCACGATATCGATGGCGATTCGTTTGGGCAATGCCATCCAGGCTGCCCAGCGTTCACATGTAAATCCGGTTCAGGCCGCGCTTTCTGCCACGCGAGACACGATTTATGGCCATGGCATTCCACTGTTTCAGGGCAAGGTCGTGGACGTGTCACGGCGCACTTCAAACGGCTTTGCGGTAGGGAGTGCACAGTTACAGGGCTTCGACGAAGATGCCGGGAAGACGATGGTCATCGACTTCCAGAACGAGAATCTGATCGCCAAAGTGGGCGAACGCGTGGTGGCAAGCGTGCCGGATCTCATTACCCTTCTCGATCCCGATACGGGTTATGCGATCACCAACGAACGCTTGCGCTATGGACAACGTGTCGTGGTAGTCGGCATTCCGACGCCGGAAATCATGCGTAGTGAGGCGGCGCTAGACGTGTGGGGACCGCAGCAGTTCGGTTACGACATCGCGTTTGTCCCCCTCGAACAAGCGTACTCAGATTTCTATCGCAACGTCGGAGTACCGAAGGAAAAGGAAAAATACCTTTTGTCTACGATGACTGGAACGCGCTGA
- a CDS encoding PTS glucose transporter subunit IIA: MFKKLFQRTPSEERDQAREITVLAPVDGDIVPLEAVDDPVFAQKMVGDGLAIMPTSDTVVAPVAGTLTQLFPTGHAAGITTPEGIEILIHVGMDTVELKGEGFTKLAEQGMEVEVGTPLIRLDLAKLQTTAKSLVAPVIITNMPKVEHLSKADAAPTRAGDSWLLKAKVRPAKS; this comes from the coding sequence ATGTTCAAAAAGTTGTTTCAGCGAACGCCGTCCGAAGAGCGTGATCAGGCGCGGGAAATTACCGTCCTTGCGCCTGTAGATGGCGACATTGTGCCACTGGAAGCTGTGGACGATCCAGTTTTTGCGCAGAAGATGGTCGGCGATGGACTCGCGATCATGCCAACGTCCGACACGGTGGTCGCCCCTGTGGCGGGAACGTTGACGCAATTGTTTCCAACGGGTCACGCGGCCGGCATCACGACCCCGGAGGGGATTGAGATCCTGATTCACGTCGGGATGGACACGGTCGAACTGAAGGGTGAGGGATTCACCAAACTTGCCGAACAGGGGATGGAAGTTGAGGTGGGTACGCCACTCATCCGCCTCGATCTCGCCAAGCTTCAGACGACGGCCAAATCTCTGGTGGCCCCGGTGATCATCACGAACATGCCGAAGGTCGAGCACCTGTCGAAGGCGGATGCGGCACCCACTCGCGCAGGCGACAGCTGGCTCTTGAAGGCCAAAGTGCGGCCGGCAAAGTCGTAA
- a CDS encoding hydantoinase/oxoprolinase family protein encodes MSYRLGIDVGGTNTDVVLLDRENAVVAKTKTAVTADIVSGIRAGVGTVLQQSGVDGGDITHAMLGTTQVTNAIIERRELNDVAIVRLGAPATRAVKPLAGWPEDLRERYTQYSWIVGGGHEFDGREIAPLDEAELTAIAESVKGKVQAVAITGVFSPVNTDHEERAARIFRDILGEDIPISLSYQLGSVGLLERENATVLNAAVSNVAKRATLSFQQALADLDVHAALYLAQNDGTLMSVEYALLYPILTIACGPTNSMRGAAYLTGLKNAIVVDVGGTSTDVGVLVNGFPRESFVAVDVGGVRTNFRMPDLYSIGLGGGSRVAEVDGKVQVGPKSVGYRIVQEGRAFGGDTTTFTDVVVSLGKAKVGTHPVELPEELAHSAYEVAIDKTAEAIDRMKTSAEATPLILVGGGSVLLPSEFEGVSEVYRPENFDVANAIGAAIAQVSGRVDRIFAMDQKSREEVLAEAKSIATAEAIRAGAEASTIEVVEIEEVPIAYLPGNAVRIKVTVAGTLASYSQEQKVGAHASH; translated from the coding sequence ATGTCTTATCGTTTGGGAATTGACGTCGGCGGAACCAACACGGACGTCGTTTTATTGGACCGGGAGAATGCGGTCGTGGCCAAGACCAAAACTGCGGTGACCGCGGATATTGTCAGTGGTATTCGAGCCGGAGTGGGGACGGTCCTACAGCAGAGCGGCGTCGACGGTGGAGACATCACGCACGCCATGCTCGGGACGACGCAAGTGACCAACGCCATCATCGAGCGACGCGAGTTGAACGACGTCGCGATTGTCCGATTGGGCGCACCGGCCACTCGTGCCGTCAAACCACTTGCTGGATGGCCAGAAGACCTGCGCGAGCGGTATACGCAGTACTCATGGATCGTCGGTGGCGGGCACGAATTTGACGGTCGCGAAATCGCGCCGTTAGACGAGGCTGAACTTACGGCCATCGCGGAGTCCGTCAAGGGAAAGGTGCAAGCCGTCGCCATCACAGGGGTATTCTCCCCCGTCAATACGGATCACGAGGAGCGTGCAGCGCGGATCTTTCGCGACATTCTCGGCGAGGACATCCCGATTTCGCTCTCCTATCAGTTAGGCAGCGTTGGGCTTCTCGAGCGCGAGAACGCCACCGTGTTGAACGCGGCAGTGTCCAACGTCGCCAAGCGCGCGACCTTGTCATTCCAACAGGCGCTTGCCGATCTCGACGTGCACGCCGCTCTGTACCTGGCGCAAAACGATGGCACATTGATGTCGGTGGAATATGCACTCTTGTATCCCATTCTGACGATCGCCTGTGGCCCGACCAACAGCATGCGCGGCGCAGCCTATTTGACAGGGTTGAAAAATGCCATCGTCGTCGATGTCGGGGGGACCTCGACAGATGTCGGCGTGCTCGTCAATGGGTTTCCGAGAGAATCGTTCGTCGCGGTTGACGTCGGCGGCGTTCGGACCAACTTTCGCATGCCTGACTTGTACTCGATTGGGCTTGGCGGAGGAAGTCGAGTTGCAGAAGTGGATGGCAAAGTTCAAGTCGGCCCAAAAAGTGTGGGGTATCGGATTGTTCAAGAGGGCCGTGCATTTGGCGGCGACACGACGACGTTCACGGATGTGGTCGTCTCACTAGGCAAGGCCAAGGTTGGCACGCATCCGGTTGAGCTTCCGGAAGAGCTCGCCCATTCGGCCTATGAGGTCGCCATCGACAAGACTGCAGAGGCCATTGACCGCATGAAGACGAGCGCTGAGGCCACGCCGCTGATTCTGGTAGGCGGGGGCAGTGTGTTGCTGCCAAGCGAGTTCGAAGGCGTCTCCGAGGTGTATCGACCGGAGAATTTCGATGTCGCCAACGCCATCGGTGCGGCCATCGCCCAGGTGAGTGGGCGCGTGGACAGGATTTTTGCGATGGATCAGAAGTCGCGTGAAGAGGTTCTTGCAGAGGCGAAGTCCATCGCCACCGCGGAGGCCATTCGAGCAGGCGCCGAAGCGTCGACGATCGAAGTCGTGGAAATTGAGGAAGTCCCTATCGCCTATCTACCAGGAAACGCGGTACGAATCAAAGTCACCGTCGCTGGGACGCTCGCGTCTTACAGCCAAGAGCAGAAGGTTGGTGCCCATGCGAGTCACTGA
- a CDS encoding RidA family protein, whose product MSIVDRLAAVGIELADPPAPAAIYVPAVTVGNLVYTSGNDCRVNGELLYRGKLGRDLTIEQGQAAARQTMVNLLSVLQAHLGDLDRIQRIVKLLGFVNSAPGFVEQPYVINGASSLLEEVFGDAGRHARSAVAAPELPFDTPVEIEMIVQIKA is encoded by the coding sequence ATGTCCATTGTAGACAGATTGGCCGCGGTGGGGATTGAACTGGCGGATCCCCCGGCTCCGGCTGCGATTTATGTCCCGGCAGTGACCGTCGGAAATTTGGTGTATACCTCTGGCAACGACTGTCGGGTAAACGGCGAGCTCTTGTACCGGGGCAAGCTTGGACGAGACCTGACGATCGAGCAAGGGCAAGCTGCAGCACGGCAGACGATGGTGAACCTACTCTCCGTGTTACAGGCGCATTTAGGGGATCTCGATCGAATTCAGCGGATCGTAAAGTTATTGGGCTTTGTGAACAGCGCTCCGGGCTTCGTCGAGCAACCCTATGTGATCAATGGCGCGTCGTCCTTGCTCGAAGAGGTGTTTGGAGACGCAGGGCGACACGCGCGTTCGGCGGTTGCCGCACCAGAGCTTCCGTTTGATACCCCAGTCGAAATTGAGATGATCGTTCAAATCAAAGCGTGA
- a CDS encoding DUF1177 domain-containing protein, giving the protein MTLKQTMELYELLDDPQITGHDVKHFLEGRGALHVDVETVVGERGSTDFIKVCIPGRNGKTGGGDAPTLGIIGRLGGIGARPERIGLVSDGDGAIAALAAALKLIQMNNKGDVLQGDVLIATHICPNAPTIVHHPVNFMGSPVDMYTMNQHEVSNEMDAILTIDTTKGNRVFNHRGVAISPTVKEGCILPISDDLVSLLEITSGRLAHTFALSMQDITPYGNQLYHINSILQPCVATSAPVVGVAITAESAVPGCATGASHEVDIATAVRFVIEVAKAFGAGTCSFYDEAEFSRLVELYGPMRHLQTLGRTAVID; this is encoded by the coding sequence ATGACGTTGAAGCAGACGATGGAACTGTACGAACTGTTGGATGATCCGCAAATCACCGGTCACGATGTGAAACATTTTCTGGAAGGGCGTGGGGCCCTACACGTCGACGTGGAAACGGTGGTCGGAGAGCGGGGATCCACCGATTTTATCAAAGTTTGTATCCCCGGGAGAAACGGGAAAACAGGCGGCGGCGACGCTCCCACACTGGGGATCATTGGTCGATTGGGCGGGATCGGCGCGCGGCCAGAACGCATCGGGTTGGTGTCTGATGGCGACGGGGCAATAGCGGCGTTGGCGGCTGCGCTCAAATTGATTCAGATGAACAATAAGGGAGACGTATTGCAAGGCGATGTGTTGATTGCCACGCACATCTGCCCCAATGCCCCGACGATTGTGCATCATCCAGTCAACTTTATGGGCTCCCCGGTCGACATGTATACCATGAATCAGCACGAGGTCAGCAACGAGATGGATGCCATCTTGACCATCGACACGACAAAGGGGAATCGCGTGTTCAATCACCGCGGCGTAGCCATTTCACCGACGGTGAAAGAAGGTTGTATCCTTCCAATCAGCGACGATCTCGTCTCGCTTTTGGAGATCACCTCTGGGCGACTGGCACATACGTTTGCGCTGAGTATGCAGGATATCACCCCGTATGGGAATCAACTGTATCATATCAACAGCATCCTGCAGCCTTGTGTGGCCACGAGCGCTCCAGTCGTCGGCGTCGCCATCACAGCAGAGAGCGCAGTGCCGGGGTGCGCGACGGGTGCCAGCCACGAGGTCGACATCGCGACTGCAGTACGATTTGTGATTGAGGTCGCGAAGGCGTTTGGTGCAGGGACGTGTTCATTCTACGACGAGGCCGAGTTTTCCAGATTGGTAGAATTGTACGGACCGATGCGACACTTGCAGACACTTGGTAGAACGGCCGTCATCGATTGA
- a CDS encoding DUF917 domain-containing protein, with protein MRRLIHACDIDYLALGATVLGTGGGGDPYIGALMAKQAIEQHGPVELISIDELADDDLVIPSAMMGAPTVMVEKMPSGDEPVKAFTQLEKFLGRKAAATVSIEAGGLNSTIPFVVAAELGIPLVDADGMGRAFPEIPMTALHFGGISATPMMVADEKGNSVLLSTVDGAWTEALSRNATIVMGGSSMLALYGANARDMRPNLIHGTLSIAMKIGELLAAKEDAAVRLDKLLKFTDGVELFRGKLIDVMRRTVGGFARGTVTLEGTAGDAGSICRLEFQNENLIAMRDGEPLATVPDLITVLDQETVHPITTEELRYGQRVIVIAMPCAPVWHRPECLELVGPRYFGYDFDFKPLRQVATQVDETDTRV; from the coding sequence ATGAGAAGACTGATTCATGCATGTGATATCGACTATCTCGCGCTTGGCGCTACCGTACTGGGGACGGGTGGCGGAGGTGACCCATATATTGGTGCACTCATGGCCAAGCAGGCGATTGAACAACACGGCCCGGTTGAATTGATTTCCATCGACGAACTGGCTGACGATGACCTCGTCATTCCGTCGGCTATGATGGGCGCGCCGACCGTCATGGTCGAAAAGATGCCCAGTGGCGATGAGCCCGTGAAGGCGTTCACGCAGTTAGAGAAGTTTCTGGGTCGCAAAGCGGCGGCGACCGTGTCCATTGAAGCGGGGGGCCTCAACTCTACCATTCCCTTCGTGGTCGCGGCGGAGTTGGGGATCCCCCTTGTCGACGCTGACGGCATGGGCCGGGCATTCCCGGAAATACCCATGACCGCGTTGCACTTTGGCGGCATCTCTGCGACGCCGATGATGGTCGCGGACGAGAAAGGGAACTCCGTGTTGCTGTCGACGGTGGACGGCGCATGGACAGAGGCCCTCTCGCGCAATGCCACGATTGTCATGGGTGGCTCTTCCATGCTGGCACTGTATGGTGCAAACGCGCGCGACATGCGGCCGAATCTCATCCATGGAACGCTCTCCATCGCGATGAAAATCGGCGAACTGTTGGCGGCCAAAGAGGACGCCGCAGTTCGACTGGACAAACTGCTCAAGTTTACAGACGGAGTGGAGCTGTTCCGCGGCAAGTTGATTGACGTCATGCGCAGGACTGTCGGAGGATTCGCGCGTGGAACCGTCACGCTAGAAGGAACGGCGGGGGATGCTGGTTCCATCTGTCGGCTCGAGTTCCAAAATGAGAATCTCATTGCTATGCGAGATGGCGAACCGCTGGCGACCGTACCAGATCTCATCACCGTACTTGATCAAGAGACGGTCCATCCGATCACGACCGAAGAGTTGCGGTACGGGCAGAGGGTGATCGTCATCGCCATGCCGTGCGCGCCTGTGTGGCACCGACCGGAGTGTCTGGAGTTAGTTGGACCCAGGTACTTTGGGTACGACTTTGACTTTAAGCCGCTGCGACAAGTTGCGACGCAGGTGGATGAAACAGACACCAGGGTATGA